Below is a genomic region from Chryseobacterium scophthalmum.
TTTTATGTGCTGTGTCTAAAAAATCAAATGTGCAAAAATCATCGCTTTCCGCAATCCAGATATAATCATACTTCGCCAACTGAATGCCTTTCTTCCATTGTTCAAAAGTATTTCCTGTATTTTTTTTGTTATAAATCTTATGTGATATTCGCGAATCTTTATAAGATTCTAAAATTTGGATGCTGTCATCGGTAGAATAATCATCTAAAATAATAACTTCAAAATCCTCAAAGGTTTGTTTTAGAATTGATTCAATTCTTTTCTTAAGATATTTTCCGTGATTATAGTTAGGAAGAATTATTGAAAAACCCATTGAAGACTATTTTTTACGCAAAACTAATGTCTGGAAACCTCCAATGCAATTTTCCATATTATATTGATGTTCAAATTTTTCCCATGCTTTGCCAAATATTGTTTTTTTTGGATTTCTGTTTTTCTCATTCAATACAACAGATTTTACATAATTTTTGATCCTTACAAGAGGAATATGATTACGCACAAATGCAGCATTTTGCAAGTAAATTGCCTCAATTTGAAATTTATCTTTCCACAGATTATGAAAATCATCAAAACTCCATTCAATAACATGATAAGGATTGCGTAATTCTGTTGTTGTTTTTCTGTTAATAGGAGTTGAGATTATAAGTGTACCATTATGATTTAATAATCCGTTAAGATTTTCTATGAAGTCGGAATAGTTGGGTATGTGCTCAATCGTTTCAAAACTTACAATAACATCAAATTGCTTTTCTGAAGTAAATTTTGTAGCATCTGCACAAATATGATTTATTCTGTCATGCCCATATCTGTGTTCGGCATATCGTAGAGCGTTCTGATCAAGATCAACTCCCACAATATATTTAGCATCTCCCTTAGTAGCTATTAAATATGAGCCGAATCCGCTTCCACATGCGATATCCAAAACATTCTTATCTTTTACATAATCGCATACAAATTCATAGCGATCCTGATGTTGTTTTTCGGTAGTGTGCAGGAGAAAGCCTTTTACCCATCTCTCGCCACTCGTATGTAAAACACCTTCTGCAAAGGTGTTTAATTCATACTTTAAGCAAAAAACTTCTTCTTCTAATATATTTTTAGTATTCATTATTTAGTTTTTAATTAAAGGTTGTATGTATGTTTATTTTTATGGCTTATAATTACTATTTATTTTTATTTATAGTGATATAGCTTCATATTAAAGATAAATTTTTTAATATAATTCATTATTTTATTATCTTTTTAAAGATAATACTTGTTAAGTATTTTTTTTAAATAAACTTCTTTGTTGTTCAAATTATTTTTTATAAAATAATCTTCTACGCCTGGAATATTTATATCATATCCCGACCCACTTCTGATTAAATTAATTTGAGGCTTGATATCATAAAAACGCTCTATAATCTCCAATATTTCTATAATAGAATAATTCTGAGTATATGCAACATTAATGATTTTGTTAAGATGTTGCTTGTCTAGTAGGTCAAATGTTATATTTTTTACGTCTTCGGCATCGATAAGATTTCGCGTAGCTTTAGTGTGAACGTTAATGGTCTCATTATTTTTTACTGCATTCACAATATAATTCATGAGAAGATTGGGGTTTCCGCCTTTTCCTACTGCATTGCTTACTCTTAATATTAAAAATTGATTACACGATTTCTTAATCAGCTGCTCCATTTTGAGTTTATGAAGAACATAATCGCTTCCGGTTTTAGAAGAATCATAAATGCTGCAGGTAGAAAAATAGATAAATATTTTATCTGGATTTTCTGTGATCGTATTTTTAATAAGATTTTCTTCACGTAAAAATTCTTCAGCTCTTGTTTCTAAAGAGTTTGAAACTCCGGATGCAAAGAAAACAGTATTTTCTCTATCATGATTTATAAATAATGATGCTATAAGTCCTTTTCCTACAATCATTCTAATATTTTTTTTACGATTCGTTCTGAAGCTTTTCCATCACCGAAAGGATTATTTTCACTTTTAAAAATAAATTCTTCAGGATTATTATAAATAAAATTAAAGTTGCTTTTTATTTTCTGAATATCTGTTCCTACCAATATACCACAGTTACAGGTAATCACTTCTGGCCTTTCTGTTTCTTCACGGAGGATCAATACCCTTTTTTGTAAACTGGGCGCTTCTTCCTGTATTCCTCCGGAGTCGGAAATGATTATTTTAGATTTTGCCATTTTTGTGATGGCTTCAAGATAAGAAAGGGGTTCGGTGAAGTTTATATTTTTAGGTGTCTCGTTTTCGAAGACCTCCATAATGATGCTTCTTGTATTCGGGTTTGGATGAAGAGCCCATTCAAATTGAGTTTCGGGATTTTCTTCAGCAAGTTCTTTCACTGCCTGAGCAATATTTTTCAGTGGCTGCCCAATATTTTCCCGTCTGTGAGCGGTAATAAATACGTAATCTTTATATTCAACAGAAATGTTTTCTTTTTCTGTAACATATTGAATCATATCAACGATGCTGTTTCCAACCAAAGAAATTTTATTCTCAGAAATATTTTCTTTCAAAAGGTTTTGTTTTGCCAATTCTGTAGGAGCAAAATTTACATCAGCTGTTAATGAAATAACGCGTCTGTTGTATTCTTCAGGAAAAGGAAGCTTGATATCTGATGTTCTTAATCCAGCTTCTACGTGATAAAATTTTCTCTGCTCCAAAAAAGAAGACATAGATGAGGCCAATACTGTGAATGTATCACCCTGTGCAATTATTTTCTGAATATTTTCTTTATGGATAAGATTAGATATTTCATCAATCAGTTTAGCAATTAAATTAGAATTGGTAAATGATAACGACTGTACTGATAGACGATGCTTTGGAATAATGCCGAAGCTATTTTCCATTTCTGTAAGTAAAGAATCGTGCTGCCCAGTATTTACAACACAAATATCTACATGAAGTTTTCTGAATTCATTAATAATTGGGAATAACTTTAGAAATTCTGGTCTCGTCCCATAAATAATTGCAATTTTATCATCCATCAGATACGTTTTTACAAAAATAATAAAACTTAGCGTCTTATACGTTTAATAATATATTTCACCAACATTCTTAAAGGAAACTGATCAAGAATCTCATCTGAAGAAATCATTTTCATATTATTGATGACATTATGAATTTCTTTTTTTCCTTCTTTTATTTCAGCCACATTCTTCACATGATAGTAAGCGTGTACAAAATCTTTAAAAGGGTTGGGTGTGTCTCTTTCGTGCCAAGTTCCTACAAAATGGTGACTGGCATAATTTTTTGGAAGATCCAGACAAAAGTAAGTGGAAGGATAAATCACAATTCCATCTGCTAATTCCTGATACTCATCTTTTTCTGCATCCGCATTGTATTCATTCACCAAAAGATCTGAAACAAAAACGGTATTGGTGGTAAGATCAAAATCTGTTTTTTTATGGTAAAAATCTAAGACTTTTTTTGGCCATGGATGTCCTGCTTCTGTACCCCAAAGTGCAGTAAACGGAGATCCTTTAATTTCGAACCCCGAAAAAGCACGGTGAATGAGAAATTCATTTAAAGAAAACTTTACTTCAACATCTATATCCATGTAAATTCCGCCTTGTTCAAACAATGCTAAAGCTCTTGCATAATCTGATACAAATGCCCATTTTTTCTGTTCAGTAGCTAAACGAACATATTCACAGCAATTGATGTCAAAATTGGTTTCATTCCATTCTATAATTTCATAATCCGGAAGGTTTTTCTTCCATGAGTCTAAACATATGAAAAAAGAATCTGGTTTTGGTTTTCCGCCAAACCAGCAGTAATGTATTTTTTTTGGGATCATTGTTATCTTTTTACAGACATATATAAAAATATTCCTGCAGTTATTATTTTATTTTTATTTTTATCAAAAATCCAGCGATGTTTTGGATGACCTCTGAAAGTACCTTTTATCTCAAGACCTTCTAATACATTTTCAATTTTTTTATTTTCTAATATATCATCATAAATAATAGAAAGGTCGTGAGTATTTTTAAATCTGCTGATAAGATTTCCTAATATTTTATTGTCGTAAAAATGATGAATCTCAACCAGGATGTCTGTATTTTTTTGCCATACAAATTTCTGTGGCTGTAACAAAAAATCTTCTGCACCTTCGCAGTCAATAAGTAAGAAATCTATTTTGTTATTCCATCTAAGTAGAATCTCTTCTGAAGCTTCACCAAATGTATGATAGGTTTTTTTTAGATTATTTGCTTCAACCCAAGAGTCAATAAGAGGCTGGAAATTTGAATCCATCTCAAAAACATACATGTTTTCTGGTCTTAAGAGATTGCTTAAACCTGCTGGATAATAACCTTTATGACCACCAATTACCATTATGTTTTTTATGTCTTTATTAATTAGATCAGAGAAAAAACGATGCAGAGCGTATTCATATAAACCAAGTGCTTCTGCTAATTTTAAACTAGGTTTTAAAATATCCGGAATAACTAAACCTGCAAAAGGACCTGTGTAAATCTGATTGCCTGTTTTTTCTAGTACAGTAATAGTGGTAGCATTTTCTGAGAGTGATTTCGAAAATATATTGTCTTTTATTTTTGTTAGAAT
It encodes:
- a CDS encoding class I SAM-dependent methyltransferase yields the protein MNTKNILEEEVFCLKYELNTFAEGVLHTSGERWVKGFLLHTTEKQHQDRYEFVCDYVKDKNVLDIACGSGFGSYLIATKGDAKYIVGVDLDQNALRYAEHRYGHDRINHICADATKFTSEKQFDVIVSFETIEHIPNYSDFIENLNGLLNHNGTLIISTPINRKTTTELRNPYHVIEWSFDDFHNLWKDKFQIEAIYLQNAAFVRNHIPLVRIKNYVKSVVLNEKNRNPKKTIFGKAWEKFEHQYNMENCIGGFQTLVLRKK
- a CDS encoding NAD-dependent epimerase/dehydratase family protein, producing the protein MIVGKGLIASLFINHDRENTVFFASGVSNSLETRAEEFLREENLIKNTITENPDKIFIYFSTCSIYDSSKTGSDYVLHKLKMEQLIKKSCNQFLILRVSNAVGKGGNPNLLMNYIVNAVKNNETINVHTKATRNLIDAEDVKNITFDLLDKQHLNKIINVAYTQNYSIIEILEIIERFYDIKPQINLIRSGSGYDINIPGVEDYFIKNNLNNKEVYLKKILNKYYL
- the wecB gene encoding non-hydrolyzing UDP-N-acetylglucosamine 2-epimerase, with product MDDKIAIIYGTRPEFLKLFPIINEFRKLHVDICVVNTGQHDSLLTEMENSFGIIPKHRLSVQSLSFTNSNLIAKLIDEISNLIHKENIQKIIAQGDTFTVLASSMSSFLEQRKFYHVEAGLRTSDIKLPFPEEYNRRVISLTADVNFAPTELAKQNLLKENISENKISLVGNSIVDMIQYVTEKENISVEYKDYVFITAHRRENIGQPLKNIAQAVKELAEENPETQFEWALHPNPNTRSIIMEVFENETPKNINFTEPLSYLEAITKMAKSKIIISDSGGIQEEAPSLQKRVLILREETERPEVITCNCGILVGTDIQKIKSNFNFIYNNPEEFIFKSENNPFGDGKASERIVKKILE
- a CDS encoding glycosyltransferase family 32 protein, with protein sequence MIPKKIHYCWFGGKPKPDSFFICLDSWKKNLPDYEIIEWNETNFDINCCEYVRLATEQKKWAFVSDYARALALFEQGGIYMDIDVEVKFSLNEFLIHRAFSGFEIKGSPFTALWGTEAGHPWPKKVLDFYHKKTDFDLTTNTVFVSDLLVNEYNADAEKDEYQELADGIVIYPSTYFCLDLPKNYASHHFVGTWHERDTPNPFKDFVHAYYHVKNVAEIKEGKKEIHNVINNMKMISSDEILDQFPLRMLVKYIIKRIRR
- a CDS encoding FkbM family methyltransferase; its protein translation is MKILTKIKDNIFSKSLSENATTITVLEKTGNQIYTGPFAGLVIPDILKPSLKLAEALGLYEYALHRFFSDLINKDIKNIMVIGGHKGYYPAGLSNLLRPENMYVFEMDSNFQPLIDSWVEANNLKKTYHTFGEASEEILLRWNNKIDFLLIDCEGAEDFLLQPQKFVWQKNTDILVEIHHFYDNKILGNLISRFKNTHDLSIIYDDILENKKIENVLEGLEIKGTFRGHPKHRWIFDKNKNKIITAGIFLYMSVKR